In one window of Sinorhizobium chiapasense DNA:
- a CDS encoding zinc-dependent alcohol dehydrogenase family protein, producing MRAMVLERIGEPLKAVERPLPEPLAGEIRLRVEACAVCRTDLHVVDGDLPRPKLPLVPGHEIVGIIEAVGSGVDPARIGRRTGIPWLGHTCQHCFYCRSNAENLCDDPLFTGYTRDGGFATGVIADADYAFDLDPQGDPVSLAPLLCAGLIGWRSLKRAGDGRRIGIYGFGAAAHIITQVCVWQGRQVYAFTRPHDRAAQRFALDLGALWAGGSDEPTPEPLDAAIIFAPVGNLVPAALKAVRKGGRVVCGGIHMSDIPAMPYAVLWGERELVSVANLTRRDGREFFAIAAEAGVKAHTIVYPLDEANRALADLRAGRLSGAAVLVP from the coding sequence ATGCGCGCGATGGTCCTTGAGAGGATCGGGGAACCGTTGAAAGCGGTGGAGCGGCCACTTCCAGAACCGCTCGCCGGCGAAATCCGGCTGCGCGTCGAGGCCTGCGCCGTCTGCCGCACCGACCTGCACGTGGTCGACGGCGATCTGCCGCGGCCAAAGCTGCCGCTCGTTCCGGGCCACGAGATCGTCGGCATCATCGAGGCGGTCGGGAGTGGCGTCGATCCGGCACGCATCGGTCGGCGCACCGGGATCCCTTGGCTCGGCCATACCTGCCAGCACTGCTTCTATTGCCGGTCGAACGCGGAAAACCTTTGCGACGATCCGCTGTTCACCGGCTATACCCGCGACGGCGGCTTCGCCACCGGCGTCATCGCGGATGCAGACTATGCCTTCGATCTGGATCCCCAGGGCGATCCCGTATCGCTTGCGCCCCTCCTCTGCGCGGGTCTCATCGGCTGGCGCTCGTTGAAACGGGCCGGCGACGGCAGGAGAATCGGCATCTACGGGTTTGGCGCCGCTGCGCATATCATAACGCAGGTTTGCGTCTGGCAGGGCCGGCAGGTCTATGCCTTCACCCGCCCGCACGATAGGGCAGCGCAGCGCTTCGCCCTCGACCTCGGCGCGCTTTGGGCCGGCGGTTCGGACGAGCCGACACCGGAGCCGCTCGACGCTGCGATCATCTTCGCGCCGGTCGGAAACCTCGTGCCGGCGGCGCTGAAAGCGGTGCGCAAGGGCGGACGGGTGGTCTGCGGCGGGATCCACATGAGCGATATCCCCGCCATGCCCTATGCTGTGCTTTGGGGCGAACGCGAACTGGTTTCGGTCGCGAACCTCACGCGTAGGGATGGCCGCGAGTTTTTCGCAATCGCCGCAGAAGCAGGCGTCAAGGCGCACACCATCGTTTATCCGCTCGATGAAGCCAACCGCGCCCTCGCCGACCTTCGCGCCGGCAGGCTCAGCGGAGCGGCCGTACTCGTTCCTTAA
- a CDS encoding ABC transporter ATP-binding protein: MAILQLSDVSKSFGEGKSRNDVLSGVNLKVEEGEFIAIVGFSGSGKSTLISLLAGLTMPDRGAVLFRDKEVSGPGPERGVVFQSYSLMPWLSVRANVALAVDAVHSGKSKAERASVVQYYIEMVGLSHATERRPAELSGGMRQRVAVARALAMRPDVLLLDEPLSALDALTRSKLQDEFAEISSKEKKTIVLITNDVDEAILLADRIVPLAPGPNASLGPSFEVNLPRPRDRAEMNSNAEFIRLRGAVTEYLMDLGAGRNTGESGAVALPNVVPITQKLTGTKLPDAYARKARSAIEKSYVEFFEVRKVYPTPKGPLTVVDGFNLKMNRGEFISIIGHSGCGKSTVLSMMAGLNPISSGGIILDGREISGAGPDRAVVFQAPSLLPWLTARENVALGVDRVYPDATPAERRDVVEYYLQRVGLGDAMHRLAADLSNGMKQRVGIARAFALSPKLLLLDEPFGMLDSLTRWELQEVLMDVWKRTQVTAICVTHDVDEAILLADRVVMMSNGPNARIGNIMEVNLPRPRSRKELLSHPDYYAYREELLDFLEAYEGGASPAPEHLEAIRAKRAARTMLSAQTLKKQAAE; this comes from the coding sequence GTGGCAATTCTTCAACTCAGCGATGTCTCGAAGTCCTTCGGCGAGGGCAAGTCGCGCAACGATGTCCTGTCGGGCGTGAACCTCAAGGTCGAGGAAGGCGAATTCATTGCCATCGTCGGCTTCTCCGGCTCGGGCAAGTCGACACTGATTTCGCTCCTCGCCGGCCTGACGATGCCGGATCGCGGCGCGGTGCTCTTCCGCGACAAGGAAGTGTCAGGGCCCGGGCCCGAGCGCGGGGTCGTCTTCCAGTCCTATTCGCTGATGCCCTGGCTCTCGGTCCGCGCCAATGTCGCCCTTGCCGTCGATGCCGTGCATTCCGGCAAGAGCAAAGCGGAAAGGGCGAGCGTCGTTCAATACTATATCGAAATGGTAGGTCTCTCCCATGCGACGGAGCGCCGGCCCGCCGAGCTCTCGGGCGGCATGCGCCAGCGCGTGGCCGTGGCAAGAGCGCTCGCGATGCGGCCCGACGTGCTCCTGCTCGACGAGCCGCTCTCAGCACTCGACGCGCTCACCCGCTCGAAGCTGCAGGACGAATTCGCCGAGATCTCGTCGAAGGAAAAGAAGACCATCGTCCTCATCACCAACGACGTCGATGAGGCGATCCTGCTTGCAGACCGGATCGTTCCCTTGGCGCCCGGCCCGAATGCCTCGCTCGGGCCGAGCTTCGAGGTGAACCTGCCGCGCCCACGCGACCGCGCGGAAATGAACTCGAACGCCGAGTTCATCCGTCTGCGCGGCGCCGTCACCGAATATCTGATGGATCTGGGCGCCGGGCGAAATACCGGGGAGAGCGGCGCCGTCGCCTTGCCCAACGTCGTGCCGATCACGCAGAAGCTTACCGGCACCAAGCTGCCGGACGCCTATGCCCGAAAGGCGCGTTCCGCGATCGAGAAGAGCTACGTCGAGTTTTTCGAAGTCCGAAAGGTCTATCCGACGCCGAAAGGTCCGCTGACGGTGGTCGACGGCTTCAACCTCAAGATGAACAGGGGCGAATTCATCTCGATCATCGGCCATTCGGGATGCGGCAAGTCGACCGTCCTGTCGATGATGGCCGGCCTCAACCCGATCTCGTCCGGCGGCATCATCCTCGACGGACGGGAAATTTCGGGCGCCGGTCCGGATCGGGCAGTGGTCTTCCAGGCCCCTTCCCTGCTTCCCTGGCTGACCGCCCGCGAGAACGTCGCGCTCGGCGTCGACCGGGTCTATCCCGACGCGACGCCTGCCGAGCGCCGCGACGTCGTCGAATATTATCTGCAGCGCGTCGGCCTCGGCGATGCGATGCATCGGCTCGCGGCGGACCTGTCGAACGGCATGAAGCAGCGCGTCGGCATCGCCCGGGCGTTTGCGCTTTCGCCGAAGCTGCTCCTCCTCGACGAACCCTTCGGCATGCTCGACAGCCTCACCCGCTGGGAACTGCAGGAAGTGCTGATGGACGTGTGGAAGCGGACCCAGGTGACGGCGATCTGCGTCACGCACGACGTCGATGAGGCGATCCTGCTCGCGGATCGGGTGGTGATGATGTCGAACGGCCCGAACGCGCGGATCGGCAATATCATGGAAGTGAACCTGCCGCGGCCTCGTTCGCGCAAGGAGCTGCTGTCGCACCCCGATTACTACGCCTATCGCGAGGAGCTCCTGGACTTCCTGGAGGCCTACGAAGGCGGCGCCAGCCCCGCTCCCGAACATCTCGAAGCGATCCGTGCGAAGCGCGCCGCCCGAACGATGTTGTCCGCCCAAACCCTCAAGAAACAAGCCGCGGAGTAA
- the nirB gene encoding nitrite reductase large subunit NirB, which yields MTEKLVIVGNGMAPGRMLEELFEKAPGRYEVTIFNAEPRVNYDRIMLSPVLSGEKEYEEIIIHGDGWYIKHGITLYKGHKIIAIDRNAKTVTSDHGVTESYDKLVIATGSVPFIIPVPGKDLRGVITYRDLDDVQAMLLAAQSRETAVVIGGGLLGLEAAAGLKARGMDVTVLHVMPTLMERQLDPAAGYLLQKAVEERGIKVITKANTKRIVGEEKVEGIELDDGRIIPATLVVMAVGIRPNAGLAKEAGLAVNRGIVVDAGMQTSDGDIMALGECAEVDGMVYGLVAPLYEMARIAVRHLAGDRSAAFVHSDTPTKLKVTGINLYSVGDFADGDGREEIVLRDATAGIYKRLVLKDNRIIGTVLYGETGDGAWFNDLLKRGTDITEMRDTLIFGQAYQGGSPLDPMAAVAALPDDAEICGCNGVCKGKIVSTITGKGLTSLDDVRAHTKASASCGSCTGLVEQLMSLTLGDAYNPAAVQPMCGCTELGHDDVRRLIKAKGLKTIPAVMQELEWKTSCGCAKCRPALNYYLVCDWPDEYADDYQSRFINERVHANIQKDGTYSVVPRMWGGVTNSKELRAIADVVDKFDVPLVKVTGGQRIDLLGIQKENLPAVWADLGKAGFVSGQAYAKGLRTVKTCVGSDWCRFGTQDSTGLGIRIEKFMWGSWTPAKVKMAVSGCPRNCAEATCKDVGVICVDSGYEIHFAGAAGLDIKGTEVLGLVKTEDEALEHIVALTQMYREQARYLERIYKWAKRVGLAEIRRQIMDDTEKRKAYFDRFVFSQKFAQVDPWSERVSGKDKHEFRPMATVGFNQAAE from the coding sequence ATGACCGAGAAGCTGGTTATTGTTGGCAACGGCATGGCGCCCGGCCGCATGCTGGAAGAACTCTTCGAAAAGGCCCCCGGGCGCTACGAGGTGACGATCTTCAACGCTGAGCCGCGCGTCAATTACGACCGCATCATGCTCTCGCCGGTGCTTTCCGGTGAAAAAGAGTACGAAGAGATCATCATTCATGGCGACGGATGGTACATCAAGCACGGCATCACGCTCTACAAGGGCCATAAGATCATTGCTATCGACCGTAACGCCAAGACGGTCACTTCCGATCACGGGGTCACGGAAAGCTACGACAAGCTGGTGATCGCCACCGGTTCGGTGCCGTTCATCATTCCCGTGCCAGGCAAGGATCTGCGCGGCGTCATCACCTATCGCGATCTCGACGACGTGCAGGCGATGCTGCTCGCCGCCCAGTCGCGCGAAACGGCGGTCGTCATCGGCGGCGGTCTGCTTGGCCTGGAAGCGGCTGCCGGACTCAAGGCGCGCGGCATGGATGTCACCGTGCTGCACGTCATGCCGACGCTCATGGAGCGCCAGCTCGACCCGGCCGCCGGATACCTCTTGCAGAAGGCGGTCGAGGAACGCGGCATCAAGGTCATCACCAAGGCGAATACCAAACGGATCGTCGGTGAGGAGAAGGTCGAGGGCATCGAGCTCGACGACGGCCGGATCATCCCGGCGACATTGGTGGTGATGGCCGTCGGCATCAGGCCGAATGCCGGTCTCGCCAAGGAAGCTGGGCTCGCCGTCAACCGCGGCATCGTCGTCGATGCCGGCATGCAGACCTCCGACGGGGACATCATGGCACTCGGCGAATGCGCCGAGGTCGACGGCATGGTCTACGGCCTGGTGGCGCCGCTCTACGAGATGGCACGGATTGCCGTGCGCCATCTGGCCGGCGATCGCAGCGCCGCCTTCGTCCATTCCGATACACCGACAAAACTGAAGGTGACCGGCATCAACCTCTATTCGGTTGGCGACTTCGCCGATGGCGATGGCCGCGAGGAGATCGTGCTGCGCGATGCCACCGCCGGCATCTACAAGCGGCTGGTGCTCAAGGACAACCGCATCATCGGCACGGTGCTTTACGGTGAAACCGGGGACGGCGCCTGGTTCAACGATCTGTTGAAGCGCGGCACCGACATAACCGAGATGCGTGACACACTGATCTTCGGCCAGGCCTATCAGGGAGGGTCCCCGCTGGACCCTATGGCGGCCGTTGCAGCCTTGCCGGATGATGCGGAAATCTGCGGCTGCAACGGCGTCTGCAAGGGCAAGATCGTTTCGACGATCACTGGAAAGGGCTTGACGTCGCTCGACGACGTGCGTGCCCACACCAAGGCTTCGGCCTCCTGCGGTTCGTGCACCGGCCTCGTCGAGCAGTTGATGTCGCTGACGCTTGGCGACGCGTACAATCCGGCCGCCGTGCAGCCGATGTGCGGCTGCACGGAACTCGGGCATGACGACGTCCGTCGGTTGATCAAGGCGAAGGGCCTGAAGACCATTCCCGCCGTCATGCAGGAGTTGGAGTGGAAGACCTCTTGCGGCTGCGCAAAGTGCCGGCCGGCGCTGAATTACTACCTCGTCTGCGATTGGCCGGACGAATACGCCGACGACTACCAGTCGCGCTTCATCAACGAACGCGTCCACGCCAACATCCAGAAGGACGGCACCTACTCGGTGGTACCGCGCATGTGGGGCGGGGTGACCAATTCGAAGGAATTGCGGGCCATCGCCGACGTCGTCGACAAGTTCGATGTCCCGCTCGTCAAGGTCACCGGCGGCCAGCGCATCGACCTGCTCGGCATCCAGAAGGAGAACCTGCCGGCCGTCTGGGCCGATCTCGGCAAGGCCGGTTTCGTCTCGGGCCAGGCCTATGCCAAGGGGTTGAGGACGGTGAAGACCTGCGTCGGCTCCGATTGGTGCCGGTTCGGCACACAGGATTCGACCGGGCTCGGCATCCGCATCGAGAAGTTCATGTGGGGTTCGTGGACACCCGCCAAGGTGAAGATGGCCGTCTCCGGCTGTCCACGCAATTGCGCCGAGGCGACCTGCAAGGACGTCGGCGTCATCTGCGTCGACTCCGGCTACGAGATCCATTTCGCCGGCGCGGCCGGACTCGACATCAAGGGCACGGAAGTTCTGGGGCTCGTCAAGACCGAGGACGAGGCGCTGGAGCACATCGTTGCCCTGACGCAGATGTATCGCGAGCAGGCCCGCTATCTCGAGCGCATCTACAAATGGGCGAAGCGCGTCGGCCTCGCCGAGATCCGCCGCCAGATCATGGACGATACGGAGAAGCGCAAGGCCTATTTCGACCGCTTCGTCTTCAGCCAGAAGTTCGCCCAGGTCGATCCCTGGTCGGAGCGCGTCTCCGGCAAGGACAAGCACGAGTTCCGGCCGATGGCGACGGTCGGTTTCAATCAGGCAGCGGAGTGA
- the nirD gene encoding nitrite reductase small subunit NirD, whose product MEMNWIAIGNVSDIPLRGARCVRTPQGKIAVFRTAENDVFAIEDHCPHKGGPLSQGIVHGTAVTCPLHNWVISLETGKALGADEGAVRTIPVKNDNGALFIALETLTLAAAE is encoded by the coding sequence ATGGAGATGAACTGGATCGCAATCGGTAACGTTTCCGATATCCCTCTGCGCGGCGCCCGCTGCGTGAGGACGCCGCAGGGTAAGATCGCCGTCTTCCGCACCGCGGAGAACGATGTCTTCGCGATCGAGGACCACTGCCCCCACAAGGGTGGGCCGCTCTCGCAAGGGATCGTCCACGGCACTGCGGTGACTTGCCCGCTGCACAACTGGGTGATCTCGCTCGAAACCGGCAAGGCGCTCGGCGCAGACGAGGGCGCGGTCCGCACGATCCCGGTGAAGAACGACAACGGCGCGCTCTTCATCGCACTCGAGACCCTGACACTGGCAGCGGCGGAGTAG
- a CDS encoding siroheme synthase family protein — protein MDAWPLPPNDRVAKPSPQRVAPLATLPLFWTLKRKRVVVAGGSDAAAWKAELLAACGADVDVYAPGSQLSNVFLGLMKRGAAHQDGSFVHHDEIWHDGIFAGAALAIGDCDDNAEAEAFFEAARLAGVPVNVIDKPAFCQFQFGSIVNRSPVVVSISTDGAAPILAQAIRRRIEALLPPAIKGWAAIAQAIRERVNARLNPGAARCAFWERFVDRAFWDTPEEGVETRLMEELDCLSATRSAIGRVAIVGAGPGDAELLTLKAIRALQAADVILFDEPISNDVLELSRREAKRQFVGGPNSRVADGRSGIHDAVVELVLSGKRVVRLKSGDPTASAGMRKEIRRLESEGIPVEIVPGVPAERHYSGVQGPAKIDGLANVGIAAGLAVAVATPAAHIANH, from the coding sequence ATGGATGCCTGGCCGCTGCCGCCGAATGACCGGGTCGCAAAGCCGTCGCCGCAACGCGTCGCTCCGCTTGCCACCCTGCCGCTGTTCTGGACGTTGAAGAGGAAGCGCGTCGTCGTTGCCGGCGGCAGCGATGCCGCTGCCTGGAAGGCGGAACTCTTGGCAGCCTGCGGCGCGGATGTTGATGTTTACGCACCGGGCTCGCAATTGAGCAACGTCTTTCTCGGCCTGATGAAACGTGGCGCCGCACATCAGGATGGCAGCTTCGTCCATCACGATGAAATCTGGCATGATGGCATCTTTGCCGGCGCCGCCCTTGCGATTGGCGATTGCGACGACAATGCCGAAGCCGAGGCGTTCTTTGAGGCGGCGCGTTTAGCCGGCGTTCCCGTCAATGTCATCGACAAGCCGGCCTTCTGCCAGTTCCAGTTCGGCTCGATCGTCAATCGCTCGCCGGTCGTCGTGTCGATCTCGACCGACGGCGCCGCGCCGATCCTGGCGCAAGCGATCCGCCGTCGGATCGAGGCGCTGCTGCCGCCGGCGATCAAGGGCTGGGCAGCGATCGCACAGGCGATCCGCGAAAGGGTCAACGCCCGGCTGAATCCGGGCGCGGCGCGCTGCGCCTTCTGGGAGCGGTTCGTCGATCGCGCCTTTTGGGATACACCGGAGGAGGGTGTCGAGACGCGGCTGATGGAGGAGCTGGATTGCCTGTCCGCGACCCGCTCCGCCATCGGCCGCGTCGCGATCGTCGGCGCGGGCCCGGGCGATGCCGAACTCCTGACGCTGAAGGCCATCCGTGCCTTGCAGGCCGCCGACGTCATCCTCTTCGACGAACCGATCTCGAACGACGTGCTCGAACTTTCCCGCCGCGAAGCAAAGCGCCAGTTCGTTGGCGGGCCGAACAGCCGCGTCGCCGATGGCCGGAGCGGTATCCACGATGCCGTGGTGGAGCTGGTTCTGTCAGGCAAGCGCGTGGTGCGCCTCAAATCCGGCGACCCCACCGCTTCGGCCGGAATGCGTAAGGAAATCCGACGGCTGGAAAGCGAAGGCATTCCCGTCGAGATCGTGCCGGGGGTACCGGCCGAGCGCCATTACTCTGGAGTGCAGGGGCCGGCCAAAATCGACGGGCTCGCCAATGTCGGTATTGCGGCCGGCCTGGCTGTCGCGGTCGCGACCCCGGCCGCGCACATCGCCAATCATTGA
- a CDS encoding TetR/AcrR family transcriptional regulator has translation MAERQGNGRKNDPQRTQEDILAVATEEFSTHGLAGARVDAIAERTRTSKRMIYYYFGSKEGLYLAVLERSYRRIRTLEADLELANLPPEKALRTLIETTFDHDETNPDFVRLVSIENIHHAAHMLRSEAIRELNVSVIQMIEAIIARGLADGTFRRKADPIDVHMLISAFCFFRVSNRYTFGTIFRRDLSEKATIERHRTMIADAVISYLKSAEGGPVTPPG, from the coding sequence AGCGACGGAAGAATTTTCGACGCACGGCCTGGCCGGCGCGCGGGTGGATGCGATCGCCGAGCGCACGCGCACCTCGAAGCGGATGATCTATTACTATTTCGGCAGCAAGGAGGGGCTCTATCTCGCCGTGCTCGAGCGCTCCTATCGCAGGATCCGCACTCTCGAGGCCGATCTCGAACTCGCCAACCTGCCGCCGGAAAAGGCGCTCAGAACATTGATCGAGACCACCTTCGATCACGACGAGACCAATCCGGATTTCGTCCGTCTGGTCAGCATCGAGAATATCCACCACGCGGCGCATATGCTGCGTTCGGAGGCGATCCGCGAGCTCAATGTCTCGGTCATTCAGATGATAGAGGCCATCATCGCGCGCGGTCTCGCAGACGGTACCTTTCGCCGCAAGGCCGACCCGATCGATGTTCACATGCTGATCAGCGCCTTCTGCTTCTTCCGCGTGTCGAACCGTTACACATTCGGCACGATCTTCCGCCGTGACCTCTCGGAAAAGGCGACGATCGAACGGCATCGCACGATGATCGCCGATGCAGTCATCAGCTATCTGAAATCGGCGGAAGGTGGGCCTGTCACGCCGCCTGGTTAA
- a CDS encoding NUDIX domain-containing protein — protein MPKRSAGILLYKYDGGALFVLLVHPGGPFWSNRDLGAWSIPKGEYGPDEQPEAAARREFLEETGIAVDGALAFLGELRQKSGKLVTAYASESDFDITKIRSNLFEMEWPPHSGKTQAFPEVDRAGWFSLSDAREKINASQRPFLDRLEASLSPE, from the coding sequence ATGCCGAAAAGAAGCGCAGGCATCCTGCTCTACAAATACGATGGCGGGGCACTTTTCGTCTTGCTCGTTCACCCTGGCGGTCCGTTCTGGAGCAACAGGGACCTTGGTGCGTGGTCCATCCCCAAGGGCGAATATGGCCCCGACGAGCAGCCGGAAGCGGCGGCGCGACGCGAGTTCCTTGAGGAGACCGGCATTGCAGTGGACGGCGCCCTCGCGTTTCTTGGCGAGCTTCGTCAGAAAAGCGGCAAGCTCGTCACCGCCTATGCCAGCGAAAGCGATTTCGACATCACCAAGATCCGCAGCAATCTGTTCGAGATGGAATGGCCGCCGCACAGCGGCAAAACACAAGCTTTCCCGGAGGTCGATCGCGCCGGATGGTTCAGCCTGTCGGACGCTCGGGAGAAGATAAACGCGTCACAACGGCCATTTCTCGATCGCCTCGAAGCCTCGCTGTCTCCCGAATGA
- a CDS encoding nitrate reductase codes for MACEVKTTCPYCGVGCGVIARVDDEGSVSVKGDPEHPANFGRLCSKGSALAETLDLDGRLLHPEIGGRRAGWDEALNLVARRFAETIAEHGPDSVAFYVSGQLLTEDYYVANKLMKGFIGSANIDTNSRLCMSSSVAGHRRAFGSDTVPGAYEDLELADLVVLTGSNLAWCHPVLYQRLAAAKASRPEMKVVVIDPRRTMTADIADMHLALAPDSDVALFNGLFAHLAVSGAVDQNYISAHTRGFAEAFAAVSALDLAELSALTGLSQAQLRDFFRLFETTEKVVTCYSQGVNQSASGTDKVNAIINCHLATGRIGRPGMGPFSLTGQPNAMGGREVGGLANMLAAHLDIEKSVHRDLVRRFWGAPALAGKPGLKAVDMFRAVADGRIKALWIMATNPVVSMPDADAVEAAIRACPFVVVSDILRETDTARHAHVLLPSLGWGEKDGTVTNSERRISRQRAFLDAPGEARPDWWQLAEVGRRMGFSQAFAHASPAEVFAEHAALSGFENDGRRDFDIGAHAAIDKAAYDDLKPFQWPQPRGTQPRERRFFAEGGFYHADGRASFVAVDASVSRRANDTYPYTLNTGRVRDHWHTMTRTGKSARLSAHIAEPFAEIHPRDAEKLAVADADLMRIESPYGRAIVRALITERQAEGSLFVPMHWNDQFASKGRIDALVPPVTDPVSGQPASKNVAVKATRFEARAYGFAVSAEKPQGVDAAYWAIARAEGGWRLELAFAEQQADWIGWCRRVFSIPAGTEPIGYTDRQSGELRLAFFDGERLLAALFLATRPVAVARNWAVSQLRASHTDLGTRFAVAAGRPGAGREDPGATVCSCFSVGVNQITAAIRDGCHSVQAIGERLSAGTNCGSCRAEIRGIIDGCLAAAAE; via the coding sequence ATGGCGTGCGAGGTCAAAACCACCTGCCCCTATTGTGGCGTCGGTTGCGGCGTCATCGCCCGCGTGGACGATGAGGGCTCCGTCAGCGTCAAGGGCGATCCCGAGCATCCGGCCAATTTCGGCCGGCTCTGTTCCAAGGGCTCGGCACTTGCCGAAACCCTCGATCTCGACGGTCGCCTTCTCCATCCGGAGATCGGCGGTCGCCGCGCAGGCTGGGACGAAGCGCTGAACCTCGTCGCCCGCCGCTTCGCGGAAACCATTGCCGAGCACGGCCCGGATTCTGTCGCCTTCTATGTCTCCGGCCAATTGCTGACCGAGGACTATTACGTCGCCAACAAGCTGATGAAGGGTTTTATCGGTTCGGCGAACATCGACACAAACTCACGCCTATGCATGTCGTCCTCGGTCGCCGGTCATCGCCGCGCCTTTGGGTCCGATACGGTTCCGGGCGCCTACGAGGACCTCGAGCTTGCCGATCTCGTCGTGCTCACCGGTTCCAATCTCGCCTGGTGCCACCCGGTGCTTTACCAGCGTCTCGCCGCGGCCAAGGCAAGCCGACCCGAAATGAAAGTTGTCGTCATCGATCCACGCCGGACGATGACCGCCGACATCGCCGACATGCATCTGGCGCTTGCTCCGGACAGCGATGTCGCGCTTTTCAACGGCCTGTTCGCCCATCTGGCGGTGAGCGGAGCGGTCGATCAGAACTATATATCGGCGCACACAAGAGGCTTCGCCGAGGCCTTTGCAGCGGTTTCCGCGCTGGATCTCGCGGAGCTCTCGGCCCTGACCGGACTTTCGCAGGCGCAATTGCGCGATTTCTTCCGCCTGTTCGAGACGACCGAAAAGGTCGTCACCTGCTACAGCCAGGGCGTGAACCAGTCGGCTTCCGGCACCGACAAGGTGAACGCCATCATCAACTGCCATCTCGCGACCGGGCGGATCGGTCGGCCGGGAATGGGTCCTTTCTCGCTGACGGGCCAGCCCAATGCCATGGGTGGGCGCGAGGTCGGCGGGCTCGCCAACATGCTCGCCGCCCACCTCGACATCGAAAAATCCGTTCACCGTGATCTCGTCCGGCGCTTTTGGGGCGCGCCCGCGCTCGCGGGCAAGCCGGGCCTCAAGGCCGTGGACATGTTCCGTGCCGTCGCCGACGGGCGGATCAAGGCGCTCTGGATCATGGCGACGAACCCGGTCGTCTCGATGCCCGACGCGGACGCGGTCGAGGCCGCGATCCGGGCCTGTCCGTTCGTCGTCGTCTCCGACATCCTGCGAGAGACAGACACGGCCCGCCACGCCCATGTGCTCCTCCCCTCGCTCGGCTGGGGCGAGAAGGACGGCACGGTCACCAATTCCGAACGGCGCATCTCGCGCCAGCGCGCCTTTCTCGACGCTCCCGGCGAGGCACGCCCCGACTGGTGGCAACTGGCCGAGGTCGGACGGCGCATGGGCTTTTCGCAGGCCTTCGCCCACGCCTCTCCTGCGGAGGTCTTCGCCGAACATGCCGCCCTTTCCGGCTTTGAAAACGACGGCCGCCGTGATTTCGACATCGGCGCTCATGCCGCAATCGATAAAGCGGCCTACGACGATCTGAAGCCGTTCCAGTGGCCACAGCCACGGGGCACGCAGCCCCGTGAAAGGCGGTTTTTCGCCGAGGGCGGGTTCTACCATGCGGACGGGCGCGCCAGTTTCGTCGCCGTCGACGCTTCGGTCTCCAGGCGGGCAAACGACACCTATCCCTACACGCTCAACACGGGCCGGGTGCGCGACCATTGGCACACGATGACGCGAACCGGAAAGAGCGCCCGGCTCTCCGCCCATATCGCGGAACCGTTTGCCGAAATTCATCCGCGCGATGCCGAGAAGCTTGCCGTCGCGGATGCCGATCTGATGAGGATCGAGAGCCCCTATGGACGGGCGATCGTCCGCGCCCTCATCACCGAGCGCCAGGCGGAGGGAAGCCTCTTCGTGCCTATGCACTGGAACGACCAGTTCGCCTCGAAGGGCCGCATCGACGCGCTGGTGCCGCCGGTCACGGACCCCGTTTCCGGGCAGCCGGCGTCGAAAAACGTGGCGGTAAAGGCTACGCGCTTCGAGGCGCGGGCCTATGGTTTCGCAGTCTCCGCCGAGAAACCTCAAGGCGTCGATGCCGCCTACTGGGCGATCGCCAGGGCCGAGGGCGGCTGGCGCCTGGAACTCGCCTTCGCCGAGCAGCAAGCCGACTGGATCGGGTGGTGCCGGCGGGTCTTTTCCATCCCGGCCGGAACAGAGCCGATCGGCTACACCGATCGTCAGTCCGGCGAGCTCCGCCTCGCCTTTTTCGACGGTGAAAGGCTACTTGCCGCCCTGTTCCTGGCAACCCGCCCGGTAGCGGTCGCCCGCAACTGGGCTGTCTCGCAGCTTCGTGCCTCGCACACCGACCTCGGGACGCGCTTCGCCGTGGCGGCGGGTCGTCCGGGCGCCGGCAGAGAGGACCCGGGCGCCACGGTCTGCTCCTGCTTCAGCGTCGGCGTCAATCAGATCACCGCGGCCATCCGGGACGGCTGCCACAGTGTCCAGGCTATCGGCGAGAGGCTCAGCGCCGGCACCAATTGCGGCTCCTGCCGCGCAGAGATAAGGGGGATCATCGATGGATGCCTGGCCGCTGCCGCCGAATGA